Proteins co-encoded in one Haloarcula pelagica genomic window:
- a CDS encoding CinA family protein, with translation MSDSSTPVEQRVGDRLRERGETVAVAESCTGGLVGSLVTDVPGSSDYFDRSVVTYSYGAKLDLLAVARETLDDHGAVSEPVAAEMARAVRDTAGTDWGVATTGVAGPGGGTPETPVGTVYIAVAHAAPWETGESGVRVAHYEFDGDRTTVKAQIARQALSDLLDAVEGQ, from the coding sequence ATGTCCGACTCGTCGACACCGGTCGAGCAACGCGTCGGGGATCGACTGCGCGAGCGCGGGGAGACAGTCGCCGTGGCCGAGTCCTGTACCGGCGGCCTGGTGGGATCGCTCGTGACCGACGTACCCGGCTCCAGTGACTACTTCGACCGCTCTGTGGTGACCTACTCCTACGGTGCGAAACTGGACCTGCTGGCGGTCGCCCGAGAGACCCTGGACGACCACGGCGCCGTCTCGGAACCGGTCGCCGCGGAGATGGCTCGTGCGGTCAGGGACACCGCCGGGACCGACTGGGGTGTCGCCACGACCGGTGTCGCCGGTCCAGGCGGTGGCACGCCGGAGACGCCGGTCGGGACCGTCTACATCGCGGTCGCTCACGCCGCTCCCTGGGAGACGGGCGAGTCGGGCGTGCGCGTCGCCCACTACGAGTTCGACGGCGACCGGACGACGGTCAAAGCGCAGATCGCCAGGCAGGCGCTGTCCGACCTCCTCGACGCGGTCGAGGGCCAGTAG
- a CDS encoding metal-dependent hydrolase produces MNKRGHVLNAVLLSIGLGYVLDPSGDFSTFARMAEVFLPVVLGALFPDVDTAFGRHRKTLHNLPVLAIFLAHPIYHAGNLQWVWLGVLTHYVLDYLGSKRGIALFYPLSDQEFAFPWGVATTSDWAEGVTVAITVVELLLVAALVHVLPQYLPPEVTQLLAENTALVA; encoded by the coding sequence GTGAACAAACGCGGCCACGTGTTGAACGCCGTCCTGTTGAGTATCGGCCTGGGATACGTGCTGGACCCGTCGGGTGACTTCTCGACGTTCGCGAGGATGGCCGAGGTGTTCCTCCCGGTCGTGCTGGGGGCGCTGTTCCCCGACGTGGACACGGCCTTCGGCCGCCACCGGAAGACGCTGCACAACCTCCCCGTCCTCGCAATCTTCCTCGCACACCCGATCTACCACGCCGGCAACCTCCAGTGGGTGTGGCTCGGCGTCCTGACCCACTACGTGCTCGACTATCTCGGGTCGAAACGCGGGATCGCGCTCTTCTATCCCCTCTCCGACCAGGAGTTTGCCTTCCCCTGGGGCGTCGCGACGACCAGCGACTGGGCGGAGGGTGTGACCGTCGCCATCACCGTCGTCGAACTGCTGTTGGTCGCGGCGCTGGTCCACGTGCTCCCGCAGTATCTCCCGCCGGAGGTCACGCAACTGCTGGCCGAGAACACCGCGCTGGTCGCCTAG
- a CDS encoding PHP-associated domain-containing protein, with protein MKTPNVATAGVLGVTSEGFNVDVHVKILDERVVERAKARGLDAIVYAPHFTRLPDIREEAARYSDDDLAVIPARELFTGTWQHRRHILAIGLDEPVPDFITMEAAMDELERQEAAVLIPHPTFLNVSLGREEIRTYAETIDAIEVYNPKHLPWDNKRAREIAHETGVQTFTSSYAHLRGTVGEAWISFDRPVGDADALAEAFRSDASRRLFHRHGVGHVARRALEFAHLGFENSWGKFDRLMLQGTEPTHPDHVAYGGRFDHCKVY; from the coding sequence ATGAAAACCCCTAATGTGGCGACGGCAGGAGTACTCGGCGTGACGAGCGAGGGGTTCAACGTCGACGTACACGTCAAGATTCTCGACGAGCGGGTCGTCGAGCGGGCGAAGGCCCGCGGGCTGGACGCGATCGTGTACGCGCCACACTTCACGCGCCTGCCGGACATCCGTGAGGAAGCCGCCCGCTATTCCGACGACGACCTCGCGGTGATCCCCGCCCGGGAGCTGTTCACTGGGACCTGGCAACACCGCCGACACATCCTCGCGATCGGACTGGACGAACCGGTTCCGGACTTCATCACGATGGAGGCGGCGATGGACGAACTCGAGCGCCAGGAAGCGGCCGTGTTGATCCCGCACCCGACCTTTCTGAACGTCAGTCTCGGGCGCGAGGAGATCCGGACCTACGCCGAGACGATCGACGCGATCGAGGTGTACAACCCGAAACACCTCCCCTGGGACAACAAGCGGGCGCGCGAGATCGCCCACGAGACGGGGGTCCAGACGTTCACCTCCTCCTACGCTCACCTCCGCGGGACCGTCGGCGAGGCCTGGATCTCGTTCGATCGGCCGGTCGGCGACGCCGACGCACTCGCGGAGGCGTTCCGGAGCGACGCCTCCCGGCGGCTGTTTCACCGGCACGGGGTGGGCCACGTCGCCCGCCGTGCGCTGGAGTTCGCGCACCTGGGCTTCGAGAACTCGTGGGGGAAGTTCGACCGCTTGATGCTCCAGGGAACGGAGCCGACCCACCCCGATCACGTCGCCTACGGCGGCCGGTTCGACCACTGCAAGGTCTACTAG
- a CDS encoding DUF7565 family protein: MTRWECAIDGDDRQFDSVEDLIVHQSTDHERITCQVCGTVIPDGYFAIKHAFDEHSRAEYVRAYDASAGDVRRRESVKEAIEAAADMGTVIDRLESGDGAY, encoded by the coding sequence ATGACGCGGTGGGAGTGCGCGATCGACGGCGACGACCGGCAGTTCGACAGCGTCGAGGACCTCATCGTCCACCAGTCGACAGACCACGAGCGGATCACCTGTCAGGTGTGTGGCACCGTGATCCCGGACGGCTACTTCGCCATCAAGCACGCCTTCGACGAACACTCCCGCGCCGAGTACGTCCGCGCCTACGACGCCTCCGCAGGCGACGTTCGCCGGCGCGAGAGCGTCAAAGAGGCAATCGAGGCCGCCGCCGACATGGGGACGGTCATCGACCGCCTGGAAAGCGGCGACGGGGCCTACTGA
- a CDS encoding transcription elongation factor Spt5: protein MGIYAVKTTASQERTVADMIINREEESIHAALAPDSLTSYVMVEADDASVFDRILDEIPHANGVVQGESSMAEVEHFLSPKPDVEGIAEGDIVELIAGPFKGEKAQVQRIDEGKDQVTVELYEATVPIPVTVRGDQIRVLDSEER, encoded by the coding sequence ATGGGAATCTACGCAGTCAAGACCACGGCCAGCCAGGAGCGCACCGTGGCCGACATGATCATCAACCGCGAGGAAGAGAGCATCCACGCCGCGCTGGCGCCGGACTCGCTGACCAGCTACGTCATGGTCGAGGCCGACGACGCCTCGGTGTTCGACCGCATCCTCGACGAGATCCCCCACGCAAACGGCGTCGTCCAGGGAGAGTCCTCGATGGCCGAAGTCGAGCACTTCCTCTCGCCGAAACCCGACGTGGAGGGGATCGCCGAGGGCGACATCGTCGAACTCATCGCCGGTCCGTTCAAGGGCGAGAAGGCCCAGGTCCAGCGGATCGACGAGGGCAAAGACCAGGTGACCGTCGAGCTGTACGAGGCGACGGTCCCGATCCCGGTCACCGTGCGTGGTGACCAGATCCGGGTGCTGGACTCCGAAGAGCGCTAG
- a CDS encoding protein translocase SEC61 complex subunit gamma: protein MDVPYDLNSYIRVLKLASTPEWDEFSQIAKIAGAGIVLVGLIGFIIFAVMTFVPGSKPV, encoded by the coding sequence ATGGACGTTCCGTACGACCTCAACTCCTACATCCGCGTGCTCAAACTGGCGAGTACGCCGGAGTGGGACGAGTTCTCACAGATCGCGAAGATCGCCGGCGCGGGTATCGTACTCGTGGGACTGATCGGGTTCATCATCTTCGCGGTGATGACATTCGTCCCCGGCAGCAAGCCGGTGTAA
- the ftsZ gene encoding cell division protein FtsZ, producing the protein MDSIIDDAIDEAEEEGSSPASEATDGQAGSTEEMSTAGQMTDEELASVVKDLETKITVVGCGGAGGNTVTRMTEEGIHGAKLVAANTDAQHLADEVEADTKILIGKKRTGGRGAGSVPKIGEEAAQENIEDIQQSIDGSDMVFVTAGLGGGTGTGAAPVVAQTAQEAGALTIAIVTIPFTAEGERRRANADAGLERLRSVSDTVIVVPNDRLLDYAPSMPLQDAFKICDRVLMRSVKGMTELITKPGLVNVDFADVRTIMENGGVAMIGLGESDSENKAQDSIRSALRSPLLDVEFDGANSALVNVVGGPDMSIEEAEGVVEEIYDRIDPDARIIWGASVNNEFDGKMETMIVVTGVESPQIYGQGEAQQERASQQLGEDIDYVD; encoded by the coding sequence ATGGACTCGATTATCGACGACGCCATCGACGAGGCCGAAGAGGAGGGGTCCTCGCCGGCGTCGGAGGCGACGGACGGGCAAGCAGGGTCAACCGAAGAGATGTCGACAGCCGGACAGATGACCGACGAGGAGCTGGCGTCGGTCGTCAAGGATCTGGAGACGAAGATCACGGTCGTCGGCTGTGGCGGTGCCGGCGGGAACACGGTCACGCGGATGACCGAGGAGGGCATCCACGGGGCGAAACTCGTCGCCGCCAACACGGACGCCCAGCACCTCGCCGACGAGGTCGAGGCCGACACGAAGATCCTCATCGGGAAGAAACGCACCGGTGGTCGCGGTGCGGGGTCGGTCCCGAAGATCGGCGAGGAGGCCGCACAGGAGAACATCGAGGACATCCAACAGTCGATCGACGGCTCCGACATGGTGTTCGTCACCGCCGGGCTGGGCGGCGGTACCGGGACGGGCGCGGCTCCCGTCGTCGCACAGACGGCCCAGGAGGCGGGCGCACTCACCATCGCTATCGTCACCATCCCGTTCACCGCGGAGGGCGAGCGCCGGCGGGCCAACGCGGACGCCGGCCTGGAACGCCTGCGGTCGGTCTCGGACACCGTGATCGTCGTCCCGAACGACCGCCTGCTGGACTACGCCCCCAGCATGCCCCTCCAGGACGCGTTCAAGATCTGTGACCGCGTGCTGATGCGCTCGGTGAAGGGGATGACCGAACTCATCACCAAGCCCGGCCTGGTCAACGTCGACTTCGCCGACGTGCGGACCATCATGGAGAACGGCGGCGTCGCCATGATCGGGCTCGGAGAGTCCGACTCGGAGAACAAGGCCCAGGACTCCATCAGATCGGCGTTGCGCTCGCCGCTCTTGGACGTGGAGTTCGACGGCGCCAACTCCGCGCTGGTCAACGTCGTCGGCGGCCCCGACATGTCCATCGAGGAGGCCGAGGGCGTCGTCGAGGAGATCTACGACCGGATCGACCCCGACGCCCGCATCATCTGGGGCGCGTCGGTCAACAACGAGTTCGACGGGAAGATGGAGACGATGATCGTCGTCACCGGGGTCGAGAGCCCCCAGATCTACGGCCAGGGCGAGGCCCAGCAGGAACGGGCCTCCCAGCAACTCGGCGAGGACATCGACTACGTCGACTGA
- a CDS encoding D-aminoacyl-tRNA deacylase: MLAIVVSRADEASEHVGQRLLELADWTESTDDSRADADGGGTVYRTDGIELREFDALHLDLDGVAAAFDDPDLLVFASRHAGETDELLTAHHTGNFGAAEFGGADGSFARACPNAHRRVVESLTEHAPDGYEVGMECTHHGPTDVGVPSMFVEVGSAAPQWRDPDAAEAVARAILDLDGVAPDTPREDGSRRQLLGIGGGHYAPRFERVVRETDWAVGHVAADWCLDDLEEWAETDEQRRTVLQRAVEASGADFALFEGDRPTIAADLETLGVRVVEETFVRETTGVPLDRVAALEADLTTVGDGLRFGDRASEAEEWSVVDLPSDLLTEVSGIDDEATRRQVERTALAFVTEQNGTVVTGPFAVPAAAGRGPLVDALRDILERKYDSVTRDGDELVARETAFDPSLAETAGVPEGPKFGRLAAGEPVEVDGERITPERFQRERIRRFEL, encoded by the coding sequence ATGCTCGCGATCGTCGTCTCCAGAGCGGACGAAGCCTCCGAACACGTCGGCCAGCGCCTGCTCGAACTGGCCGACTGGACCGAATCGACCGACGACAGCCGCGCCGACGCCGACGGTGGCGGGACGGTCTATCGGACCGACGGCATCGAACTCCGCGAGTTCGACGCCCTCCACCTGGATCTGGACGGGGTCGCGGCCGCGTTCGACGACCCGGACCTGCTCGTGTTCGCCTCGCGTCACGCCGGTGAGACCGACGAACTCCTGACGGCACACCACACCGGTAACTTCGGCGCTGCCGAGTTCGGCGGCGCCGACGGATCGTTCGCCCGTGCCTGTCCGAACGCTCACCGGCGGGTCGTCGAGTCACTGACCGAGCACGCACCCGATGGCTACGAGGTCGGGATGGAGTGTACCCACCACGGACCGACCGACGTGGGCGTCCCGTCGATGTTCGTCGAGGTCGGCAGTGCAGCGCCACAGTGGCGCGATCCCGACGCGGCCGAAGCGGTCGCCCGGGCGATCCTCGACCTCGACGGCGTCGCGCCCGACACGCCGCGCGAGGACGGGAGCCGACGACAGCTCCTCGGGATCGGCGGCGGCCACTACGCACCCCGGTTCGAGCGGGTCGTCCGGGAGACCGACTGGGCGGTCGGCCACGTCGCCGCCGACTGGTGTCTGGACGACCTGGAGGAGTGGGCCGAGACCGACGAGCAGCGACGGACCGTCCTCCAGCGCGCAGTCGAAGCGAGCGGCGCCGACTTCGCGCTGTTCGAGGGCGACCGACCGACGATCGCGGCCGACCTCGAAACGCTGGGCGTCCGTGTCGTCGAGGAGACGTTCGTCCGCGAGACCACTGGGGTTCCCCTGGACCGGGTCGCGGCGCTGGAGGCCGACCTGACGACGGTCGGGGACGGCCTGCGATTCGGCGACCGGGCGAGCGAGGCCGAGGAGTGGTCGGTCGTGGACCTCCCGTCGGACCTGCTGACAGAAGTCAGCGGGATCGACGACGAGGCGACCAGACGGCAGGTCGAGCGCACCGCGCTCGCGTTCGTGACTGAGCAGAACGGGACCGTCGTCACCGGGCCGTTCGCCGTGCCGGCCGCGGCCGGCCGCGGGCCGCTCGTCGACGCACTGCGGGACATCCTGGAGCGGAAATACGACAGCGTCACGCGGGACGGTGACGAGCTGGTCGCCCGCGAGACGGCGTTCGATCCGTCGCTGGCCGAGACCGCGGGTGTCCCCGAAGGACCGAAGTTCGGTCGGCTCGCAGCAGGGGAGCCAGTGGAGGTAGACGGCGAGCGAATCACTCCGGAGCGGTTCCAACGCGAGCGGATTCGGCGCTTCGAACTGTGA
- a CDS encoding sodium:calcium antiporter — MVAFAVALTVGWVAVALLGVHPGTVAEVAVSGLAILGASFLLAWGAETAEKDVPRAFAIAVLAVLAVAPEYAVDALFAWNAGAGGATAAKCGELSAAAIEAGQTELARACHDANLAIANMTGANRILIGLGWSGIALFTVWRATQTRDPAVMHRDGFLNDAVELDTDIATEISFLLLATAWAFLVPLGGGIGGLDTLFLVGLYVAYIGLVLKSDIEQSDHTVGVPKYFQQWSLPWRPLVVLGLFGYSGLMIFTAVEPFAHGLEQIGLDVGIPSFFMIQWIAPLASESPELIVVAVLVNKARSTAGFNALISSKLNQWTLLIGTIAVIYSIALGSYGTLPFDARQSAEIWITAGQSFFALALLCNFTISLREALALFVLFISQVLIEFALIREYVVLPIDSYELLLAYTGVYIAAGTVLFALRWQALTYLLGLAGDAVRTAVGRDPVHMNNAD; from the coding sequence ATGGTCGCCTTCGCGGTCGCGCTGACAGTCGGCTGGGTCGCCGTCGCGCTGCTGGGCGTCCATCCGGGGACGGTCGCGGAGGTCGCCGTCTCGGGGCTTGCGATCCTCGGCGCCTCGTTCCTGCTGGCCTGGGGTGCCGAGACCGCGGAGAAAGACGTGCCCCGAGCGTTCGCCATCGCCGTCCTCGCCGTGCTGGCGGTCGCTCCCGAGTACGCCGTCGACGCCCTGTTCGCCTGGAACGCCGGGGCCGGCGGGGCGACGGCCGCGAAGTGTGGCGAACTCTCGGCGGCGGCGATCGAGGCCGGCCAGACGGAACTCGCACGGGCCTGTCACGACGCCAACCTGGCGATCGCGAACATGACCGGCGCCAACCGCATCCTGATCGGGCTCGGCTGGTCCGGCATCGCGCTCTTTACCGTCTGGCGGGCGACACAGACACGCGATCCGGCGGTGATGCACCGCGACGGGTTCCTGAACGACGCCGTCGAACTGGACACCGACATCGCCACCGAGATCAGCTTCCTGCTGCTGGCGACCGCGTGGGCCTTCCTGGTCCCGCTGGGCGGCGGGATCGGCGGACTGGACACGCTCTTTCTGGTCGGACTCTACGTCGCGTACATCGGGCTGGTGCTGAAATCGGACATCGAGCAGTCCGACCACACCGTCGGCGTCCCGAAGTACTTCCAGCAGTGGTCGCTCCCGTGGCGGCCGCTGGTCGTCCTCGGGCTGTTCGGGTACTCCGGGCTGATGATCTTCACCGCCGTCGAACCGTTCGCCCACGGCCTCGAACAGATCGGACTCGACGTGGGGATCCCCTCCTTTTTCATGATCCAGTGGATCGCGCCACTGGCCAGCGAGTCCCCGGAACTGATCGTCGTCGCCGTCCTCGTCAACAAGGCCCGCTCGACGGCGGGATTCAACGCCCTCATCTCCTCGAAGCTCAACCAGTGGACGCTGCTGATCGGGACCATCGCGGTCATCTACTCCATCGCGCTGGGCAGCTACGGGACGCTCCCGTTCGACGCGCGACAGTCCGCCGAGATCTGGATTACGGCTGGCCAGTCGTTCTTCGCGCTGGCGCTCCTGTGTAACTTCACGATCAGCCTCCGGGAGGCGCTTGCTCTCTTCGTCCTCTTTATCTCGCAGGTCTTGATCGAGTTCGCACTGATCCGTGAGTACGTCGTCCTGCCGATCGACAGCTACGAACTGCTGCTGGCGTACACTGGGGTGTACATCGCTGCCGGGACCGTGCTGTTCGCGCTGCGCTGGCAGGCGCTCACGTACCTCCTCGGGCTGGCCGGCGACGCCGTGCGGACCGCCGTCGGCCGGGACCCGGTCCACATGAACAACGCGGACTGA
- a CDS encoding helix-hairpin-helix domain-containing protein, protein MGLLQKLKSALGLDGAESATGASGSGDVDVTVEREPATESEDAVKGTETAASGTDVDQGAETAAESAESEDAAAEPEGSGDDVTAIKGIGPAYADRLSGIGIETVGELAVADADDIAAQTDLSESRVSGWIERAREY, encoded by the coding sequence ATGGGTCTGCTCCAGAAACTGAAATCCGCCCTCGGACTCGACGGGGCCGAGTCGGCCACGGGAGCCAGTGGGTCCGGTGATGTCGACGTGACCGTCGAACGGGAACCCGCGACGGAGTCCGAAGACGCCGTCAAAGGGACCGAGACGGCGGCGTCGGGCACCGACGTGGATCAGGGGGCCGAGACGGCCGCCGAGTCAGCCGAGTCCGAGGACGCTGCCGCGGAGCCCGAGGGCTCCGGCGACGACGTGACCGCGATCAAAGGTATCGGCCCCGCCTACGCCGACCGACTCTCGGGTATCGGCATCGAGACGGTGGGCGAACTGGCAGTCGCCGACGCCGACGACATCGCCGCACAGACGGATCTCTCGGAGAGCCGCGTCTCGGGGTGGATCGAGCGCGCGAGAGAGTACTGA
- the pabB gene encoding aminodeoxychorismate synthase, component I: protein MRTVETDRETFERVASGAPADARVPVEVRVTVEDPFIAYRRAREEVGGVYLATTGGQSGWGYFATAPAEFTEVGPDTGESLDALAAVLDGESLARGPCDVPYPCGAVGWLSYDIVRELETLPDSAVADRALPRLQLATYDRVAAWEEPRGDGPVELRVTACPRLADHESAEAAYEFGKQHALELARQAGEGDPEVGDPPVAADEARFESDCTRESFAERVRTVKRYIREGDTFQANVSQRLSAPAAVHPVEAFDALRSVNPAPYSALVEFPGVDLVSASPELLLSRDGDRLVTEPIAGTRPRGATDAEDDRLERDLLADEKERAEHAMLVDLERNDLGKVSQFGSVEVTDYRRVDRYSEVMHLVSVVEGRLRGRASLRDAVAAVFPGGTITGAPKPRTMEIIDEVESSRRGPYTGSIGLFGFDGRATLNIVIRTLVRYGEEYHLRVGAGIVHDSDPDSEYEETLDKGRALVTAVDEALGARADLSVEGQR from the coding sequence ATGCGAACGGTCGAAACCGACCGCGAGACGTTCGAGCGGGTCGCCAGCGGCGCGCCCGCTGACGCTCGCGTGCCGGTCGAGGTCCGCGTCACCGTCGAGGACCCCTTTATCGCCTACAGGCGCGCCCGCGAGGAAGTCGGCGGCGTCTACCTGGCGACGACCGGGGGCCAGTCGGGCTGGGGGTACTTCGCGACGGCGCCGGCAGAGTTCACCGAAGTCGGCCCAGACACCGGCGAGAGCCTTGACGCGCTCGCGGCCGTCCTCGACGGCGAGTCGCTGGCGCGGGGGCCGTGTGACGTGCCCTACCCGTGTGGCGCGGTCGGCTGGCTCTCCTACGACATCGTCCGGGAACTGGAGACACTCCCCGACTCAGCGGTCGCCGACCGCGCGCTGCCACGACTCCAACTGGCGACCTACGACCGGGTCGCCGCCTGGGAGGAACCACGCGGCGACGGCCCGGTCGAACTCCGAGTGACGGCCTGTCCCCGGCTGGCCGACCACGAGAGCGCCGAGGCGGCCTACGAGTTCGGCAAGCAACACGCACTGGAACTGGCCCGCCAGGCCGGCGAGGGCGACCCCGAAGTCGGGGACCCACCGGTCGCGGCCGACGAGGCGCGCTTCGAGAGCGACTGCACTCGCGAGTCGTTCGCCGAGCGCGTCCGGACGGTCAAACGGTACATCCGCGAGGGCGACACCTTCCAGGCGAACGTCTCCCAGCGACTGAGCGCGCCGGCCGCCGTCCACCCGGTCGAGGCCTTCGACGCGCTCCGGAGCGTGAACCCGGCCCCGTACTCGGCGCTCGTGGAGTTTCCCGGCGTCGACCTGGTGAGCGCGAGTCCGGAACTGCTCTTGAGTCGGGACGGCGACCGCCTCGTCACCGAACCCATCGCCGGGACCCGCCCGCGTGGAGCCACGGACGCCGAAGACGATCGGCTGGAGCGGGACCTCCTGGCCGACGAGAAAGAGCGCGCCGAACACGCGATGCTCGTCGACCTGGAGCGCAACGACCTCGGGAAGGTGAGCCAGTTCGGCTCGGTCGAGGTGACCGACTACCGCCGGGTCGACCGCTACTCGGAGGTGATGCACCTCGTCTCGGTCGTCGAAGGACGGCTCCGCGGGCGCGCCTCGCTCCGGGACGCCGTGGCCGCCGTGTTCCCCGGCGGGACCATCACCGGCGCACCCAAGCCACGGACGATGGAGATCATCGACGAGGTCGAGTCGAGTCGGCGCGGCCCCTACACCGGCTCGATCGGCCTCTTCGGGTTCGACGGCCGGGCGACGCTGAACATCGTCATCCGGACGCTGGTCCGCTACGGCGAGGAGTACCATCTCCGTGTGGGCGCGGGCATCGTCCACGATTCGGACCCCGACAGCGAGTACGAGGAGACCCTGGACAAGGGCCGTGCCCTCGTGACCGCGGTCGACGAGGCACTGGGCGCCAGAGCGGATCTCTCGGTGGAGGGACAGCGATGA
- a CDS encoding anthranilate synthase component II, with translation MTAGTAPTVLVVDNYDSFAYNLVQYVGEVVLRLGGTEDDVLVRRNDAVDVADIRALDPDGIVVSPGPGTPQEAGVSMPVFAELSYPTLGVCLGHQALCAASGAPVGHAESVVHGKSSSITHDGAGVFEGVPDGVQVGRYHSLAVERDELPDVLEETAYTDDEAGIVMGVRHREQPHVGVQFHPESILTDHGKTMVENFCLTCSIT, from the coding sequence ATGACGGCCGGGACGGCGCCGACAGTGCTGGTGGTGGACAACTACGATTCCTTCGCCTACAACCTCGTCCAGTACGTCGGCGAGGTCGTCCTGCGGCTGGGCGGTACCGAGGACGACGTGCTCGTGCGGCGAAACGACGCCGTCGACGTGGCAGACATCCGCGCGCTGGACCCCGACGGCATCGTCGTCTCGCCGGGGCCCGGGACACCCCAGGAAGCCGGCGTCTCGATGCCGGTCTTCGCCGAGTTGTCGTATCCGACGCTGGGGGTCTGTCTGGGCCACCAGGCGCTGTGTGCCGCGAGCGGCGCGCCGGTCGGTCACGCCGAGTCGGTCGTCCACGGCAAGTCCTCGTCGATCACCCACGACGGCGCGGGCGTCTTCGAGGGCGTTCCGGACGGCGTCCAGGTCGGGCGCTACCACTCGCTGGCGGTCGAGCGCGACGAGCTACCGGACGTGCTGGAGGAGACGGCCTACACCGACGACGAGGCCGGCATCGTGATGGGCGTGCGCCACCGCGAACAGCCACACGTCGGGGTGCAGTTCCACCCCGAGAGCATCCTCACGGACCACGGGAAGACGATGGTCGAGAACTTCTGTCTCACATGCAGTATCACGTAG
- a CDS encoding aminotransferase class IV produces the protein MQYHVDGRLVPADEATVSVRDRGFMYGDAAFETLRVYGGDPFEWAAHRERLQRTAETLGFGAAVPDDLRERVDETLAANDLEEAYVKLSVTRGVQPGKLTPDPDVDPTVVVICSALPPGGRDSEPVWDGPADLQTVRTRRIPSESLPADTKTHNYLNGILARLELQRAAPDGDAADEALVRDIDGTVVEGATSNLFFVADDALRTPSADLDLLPGVTRGVVVELAREEGFPVEEGSYTLDDVRDADEAFLTNSTWEVRPVGTVDGIDVGTGPMTKLLRRLYAERVERDQY, from the coding sequence ATGCAGTATCACGTAGACGGCCGGCTGGTCCCGGCCGACGAGGCGACGGTATCGGTGCGCGACCGCGGGTTCATGTACGGCGACGCCGCCTTCGAGACGCTGCGGGTCTACGGCGGCGACCCGTTCGAGTGGGCGGCCCACCGCGAGCGCCTCCAGCGCACCGCCGAGACGCTGGGCTTCGGGGCGGCCGTGCCCGACGACCTCCGGGAGCGGGTCGACGAGACGCTCGCCGCCAACGACCTCGAAGAGGCCTACGTCAAACTCTCGGTCACCCGTGGGGTCCAGCCCGGGAAGCTCACGCCGGACCCCGACGTGGACCCGACGGTGGTCGTCATCTGTTCGGCACTGCCGCCGGGTGGCCGGGACAGCGAGCCGGTCTGGGACGGCCCGGCCGACCTCCAGACCGTCCGGACTCGGCGGATCCCCAGCGAGTCCCTGCCCGCCGATACCAAGACCCACAACTACCTCAACGGCATCCTCGCCCGTCTTGAACTCCAGCGGGCGGCCCCCGACGGCGACGCCGCCGACGAGGCACTCGTGCGGGACATCGACGGGACCGTCGTCGAGGGCGCGACGAGCAACCTCTTTTTCGTCGCCGACGACGCGCTCCGGACCCCCAGCGCGGACCTAGACTTGCTCCCGGGAGTCACCCGCGGCGTCGTCGTCGAGCTAGCCCGCGAGGAAGGGTTCCCCGTCGAGGAAGGGAGCTACACGCTCGACGACGTGCGCGACGCCGACGAGGCGTTCCTGACGAACTCGACGTGGGAGGTCCGCCCGGTCGGAACCGTCGACGGGATCGACGTGGGGACCGGCCCGATGACGAAGCTCCTCCGGCGGCTCTACGCCGAGCGCGTCGAGCGCGACCAGTACTGA
- a CDS encoding Rieske (2Fe-2S) protein, with translation MDEDSRIAAVDEVPEDGSFLFTVRDGFDTGEAILLRFDDGVVAFENYCPHWRDVRLDKGSGATCRDGELVCEKHGATFESDTGHCTYGPCEGAVLEEVDVTTADGTVYLTDDRYEFENRGSSGDRDLSSRGRIGFSGQ, from the coding sequence ATGGACGAGGACAGCCGTATCGCGGCCGTCGACGAGGTGCCCGAAGACGGGAGTTTCCTCTTTACCGTCCGCGACGGGTTCGACACCGGGGAGGCGATTCTGCTCCGGTTCGACGACGGGGTCGTCGCCTTCGAGAACTACTGTCCCCACTGGCGGGACGTTCGACTGGACAAGGGCAGCGGCGCGACCTGTCGCGACGGCGAACTGGTGTGTGAGAAACACGGCGCGACGTTCGAATCGGACACTGGCCACTGTACGTACGGTCCCTGTGAAGGGGCCGTCCTGGAAGAAGTCGACGTGACGACTGCCGACGGCACCGTCTACCTGACCGACGACCGCTACGAGTTCGAGAACCGGGGCTCGTCGGGCGACCGCGATCTGTCTTCTCGCGGTCGGATCGGTTTCTCGGGTCAGTGA